In Tsuneonella dongtanensis, a single window of DNA contains:
- a CDS encoding GNAT family N-acetyltransferase yields MSISIRPERPGDERAIHSLTEAAFRTQPHSDGTEQDVIDRLRRDGDLALSLVAEGDGRIVGHIAFSGVKIADGSRDWYGLGPVSVWPELHGKGIGSALIVRGIADLKDRGARGMVLLGNPEYYGRFGFEHDPSLEFPGPPAPYFQRLVLADEPPRGIVTYAPAFY; encoded by the coding sequence TTGAGCATCTCGATCCGGCCCGAACGGCCCGGCGACGAACGGGCGATCCATTCGCTCACGGAAGCAGCCTTTCGCACCCAGCCCCACTCCGACGGCACGGAGCAGGACGTGATCGACCGCTTGCGCCGCGATGGGGACCTCGCGTTATCGCTCGTCGCGGAAGGCGACGGGCGGATCGTCGGTCACATCGCCTTTTCCGGGGTGAAGATCGCCGACGGCAGCCGCGACTGGTACGGCCTTGGCCCGGTGAGCGTCTGGCCGGAGCTGCATGGCAAGGGCATCGGCAGCGCGCTGATCGTGCGCGGGATCGCTGATCTGAAGGATCGCGGGGCGCGCGGTATGGTCCTCCTCGGCAACCCGGAATACTACGGGCGCTTCGGTTTCGAACACGATCCGTCGCTGGAGTTTCCCGGACCGCCCGCGCCCTATTTCCAGCGCCTTGTCCTTGCGGACGAGCCACCACGCGGCATCGTCACTTACGCGCCCGCCTTTTACTGA